In Lepisosteus oculatus isolate fLepOcu1 chromosome 29, fLepOcu1.hap2, whole genome shotgun sequence, the genomic window AAGAAGAAGGTGATCAGTGCTGTGCTGTACAAGTGACTCTATCACCTCTGGTTCTCACAACAAAAACCCCACTAACTGGAAACCACCAGAGGACAAGGTAGAGCAAGATATCACTCCAAATAGGACTACAAATCAGAGGGGCTTCTCCTCACACAAATAACAGAGTTTCAAACAATATAACCAGATTGCAGGAGCTGCTTTCCCAGAATCCTTCATTAAGGTCCAGTGTCATGTTGGATGAACATGAAGAGCACACTGGTAACTAACAGAACAAGATAACAAAAGTGTTCTTCTCAGACCaacatttcttatgttttcACTTTCTACATATTCTGTGCGAAGGGTATACAAGTTATTCCAATATGGATGATGACATTGCGATTTTGAATTGTATATCTCACAAATTAACATAAACTGGTAAGCAGTGTCAGAGAGAGAGGACACACAGATGGCTAGCACAAGCCCATTCTGCTGAGCAGCTCCAGTGGGTCTGGGGAGCGGAGCAGCTCTCTGAAATGACCCAGCATTCAGACCTGGACCACGGGACGGCCTAAGAGGCCAGCGGTCATAGGACAGGAACAGAAAGCTGGTGCCGCCCATCCCCAGCCACGTATACCGAATGTCCTCCCATGCAGGAGGAGATACAACTAGACAGAGACCTCCTTAGAAGATGCCAAAACAAGGTAATGAAATGGCAGCCAGGAGGCGAGTGGCTGGTCCCGGAAACCCAGGGTAGTATAGAGGGAGAGGGGCTGAAGAAAGCTTATGCAGCCTAAGGTTTGTTTTCTTAGGTCTGAAGCTTTAATTTCCGTTTATGCTCTGTGAACGGTACAATGTCCTGAAATAGAAGCAACATGCTACTTCTGAAACTTGATCCATCCTGCAATATGAAGATGGAGAGGAAGAAAAAGATACTTACACCTGTGAGTTATCTGCTAGAATCCCTGTGACTGCACACCATGCCCAAAATATACTTTTGTGGGAGATACCAAAAAATTCAAACGGAATGCTCACCTGTTCTTGATTGTCCAATAGTTAGCAGATCCCTCTGTACCGAATCCAATCAAAACCGCGGAATGAGACAGGTTCGAAATGCTGCACTTGGAGTCAGAAAAGATGCCTGTATGACAATTTAGAGTTCTTAACAGTGTTGCAGTATTTCAGGTGCCCTTAAGAAAGCGTTTACAGTAAGAGAAGAAACTTTATTAAAGAAAGCTTGTTCAAATCAAAGGTCTAAAGGGGAAAGTCTGTAGAGCTCCAAATCTGGGAGATGATTTGACAATTGGAGAAAGAACAGAACAAGTCTGTACAAGTCCCCTATTCTAAGATCTGAAAAAAGGCATCTAGGCTTCAGCTATGCTGTCCTTAATAAAATCTATCCCCTCATTGAGTGAAAGAGATGCTCACCTTGTCTGTAGAACTGAAAGTTGATAGTTGAACCATCTATGGCAACTGCCACCGGGCCAATGGTGACTAAAGCGTCTTGTAGAGCCTGTTCATCACCAACGGGCAGGAACTTCCAGTCACTGAGTGTGGCCACAATCTTGCTCTTGTCAGCAGTGCAGATCTGGTTCTGGACAGAGTGAGAGTGACAAAGtgggaggaggagagaagaaagaaagttAAATGGGGAAAAGGGGCAATTGAGACTTAAGACATTATTGTACAGGTATCCTCATTGGCATAAATCCACATTGATTGTCATTGTTGTGAATCAAGATAGTCTAGCACAACTTACTCCCAGACTGCACTTCATTCCAGGCACTCTTATAGCCGAAGCATCTCTCACCTGCATGGCATAGGGGTAGGTGGCCTCAGCCTGGATTCCTCCATTCTTTATGATGTAATCATAGGACAGATCAGGAAGACCTCCTGTGCAGCCTGCATTTGCTTCTGAGGTGGAGCAGTCTACCAGCTGCTGTTTGCTCAAAGTAATCAGCGTGCCGGTCTTCTTCTTCCACTGAGCCTCCAAAGCTCCAGCAGCGCTGAACGCGTAACAGCACCCACAGATCCCCTGGGAGAGAGTAAGAACGCGAGCCATGAGGTGGAGCTGGTCAAAAGGTCCTACCGTAGGAAAACAGAATGGTACTGTGTAGAAAGACACCACACCCACCTGATTCTGGACTGGAGTGACGTAGCCCATGGTCCTGTAATCAATGCTCATGACGTTCAGCATGCTGGCTGCCAGGCTCAAGTTTGTAGCCGACATCACATTGGTGCTCCTGGGGAGTGCCATTCTTAACATCTTTCGCATCTTTGTCAGCTTCACAAACTCTTCTGTGGTCTGAAGAACAGGAGACATGAAAGAGAGGTGAGCTCAGCAAGTTCTGGAATAAACACAGTCTGAACTGAAAGCAGAGAAGCAGAGAGAGCCACTCACCAGGTCTCCAAATCGGTTCATGCCCATTTCATATGTCTCCTTGCCTTCTCTGTATCTCTTGTTGTGACTCTCGATAACTCCGTAGTTCTTCTCCCagatttctcttttctgttggTCATCAGCCTGAAACAAAACAGCATCTTAAAGCTGAAGCTTCTGGTGGCATACAGAATGCCTTCTCCTGTTACAGCTCTTACAAGGCAGCCAGAGGCATTCATTGTTGTTCGGCACTTTTTGCATATCATTTAAAAGTCTCCCTATTGGACAGTGAATTCTCTCCTACTCACTCTCCTCCTGGTGACTCTCTTGTGCTTCATCTTCCAGTTCTCCCACTCCAAGTCCAGGGAAGGGTCAATGCAGGTGCCCAGGTGGAGGCAGAGAACCACAGAGGCCAAGACGATGACAGCCTTCATAGTGAATCCGCTggtgaggaacagtgagccggACCTTTAACAGCTGATAAAACTTATTGATGGCATTTAAAAGACTAAGTTGAGTGAAACTCAAACACCTCAAGAGTCTGACTAAAATTAATCTGCCACTCTTAATCCATTAGTCTAGAAGGAAGGCATAAGAATTTTGAGGCTCAGTTTTCacgtttaatatttaaatatccgTTAGCCCGTATAGTGTAGAGAAATGTTACATTGTCATTTCTTTACAGGAGACATTCCATATCCTGTACAATCGAAGATCTATAAACTTTATACATATATTATACATGCTATATTATTTACAGTTGGGGtgaattaaagttaaaaaagatCCTTTACAAAAAAATCTTATAAAAACTTGATTTCCCACGTGTTCTAACATTTTCACATTGACTTCAAATCTAAATGCCTAGCCCAATGTGGATTGTTCTTCTGATTTAGAATTTTCTAATTCAATAAATTATAACAGAATCTGAATCAAAGAAAGAAACTTTGAACACAAGAGAGACAGTGTCTCACCTGTGTCTGTTGCTGAGTTCGGTTCTTCAGACAGTGCTGAACGATGGTTACCTCTTCCTCTGCAAGTGAGGTCTTCCTTGTCCAGAGACTCTCTCTGTTACTGACTGTTGATCAGCCCATAATGAGACCTTTATAGCGTTCACCAATAATACACAAATGTACCCAAATGGGTGTGTTTCGGTACCTGCATGAGATTTAAAATGCGGTATCCACCTTCTCTGTATAATCTAAATAGCCACCAGGCTCTAACTGAAAAAGCTCATTTAGACCTggaatgtgaaaaatgtaagGTTGTTTTGACATGTAAAACACAATAAGGAAAAACTGATGGATGTGGAAGAGCTGGAGTGAAAATTAAACAAGCTCTACAAGAACAGGAGTCCCagctgcagtactgtatgtcacagatGGAGCACTGCTTCAGTGAGCTACTGTTGCAAGGAGGCGCTATAGCACAGGGCCTTAAATCACAGTGATCTCTATATTCAGATGAATCCAGTTACATTTTaccaaagaattttaaaaaattgtgaTTTGAAAGATAGTCACCAAGTCTgccataatatatatatataatataagcaAAACCCGGAATGTCACTGGAATGTCTAAAGGGAAGTTGTCAAAATGTAGTTTAGTAACAATGTGAATAATTTTGCCGTAACGGTTATGATTCACATGAATACGGTTAACAAATGGAACTTAAATTTGATCTGCAAATTTAATTAGTTTTCTTGCGTGAttcatttcctgttcttttTATCTGATCTGCTTTTATCTGATCTGATAGATCTGCAATATCTAATATGAGAATGTTTGACAGACAcatagcagaaataaaaaacaaacattctttATAGGAGACTTCATAAGGAGAATGGGAGGAAATGTCCCAGGGGTAAGTCACAGCAGTATTACACAGCGATAGCAGATGAAATCATCCCTGGGTTCCTGCAACTACAAACTGTAAAAGTGCCGCCAAAGTGGCAGCTTAAGGGGTACACTGCAGGTCCTGCTATTGTTGAGCTGTTGGGATTGTTTAAGATGGATAAAAGAGAATAAGTATTAAGACAGAAACTTAATCAATGACTAGGAAAATGCAGCTACTCCTTTAAACTGATGAGACATATGTCCACTGGTACATAAAAGCATATTCAAGCTGTTAAGATGGGGCAGGTGGAGATCAGGGAGGTGTTTACTTGAAGGT contains:
- the LOC107079659 gene encoding cathepsin K-like, whose translation is MKAVIVLASVVLCLHLGTCIDPSLDLEWENWKMKHKRVTRRRADDQQKREIWEKNYGVIESHNKRYREGKETYEMGMNRFGDLTTEEFVKLTKMRKMLRMALPRSTNVMSATNLSLAASMLNVMSIDYRTMGYVTPVQNQGICGCCYAFSAAGALEAQWKKKTGTLITLSKQQLVDCSTSEANAGCTGGLPDLSYDYIIKNGGIQAEATYPYAMQNQICTADKSKIVATLSDWKFLPVGDEQALQDALVTIGPVAVAIDGSTINFQFYRQGIFSDSKCSISNLSHSAVLIGFGTEGSANYWTIKNSWGPYWGENGYFRLAKNKGNECGISHYGVVPLV